GCCCGGCGCGGGCATGGCCGTAGCGGTAGGTGTCGCCGGGCAGCTGGGCGGCCGCGTCATCTAAAACACGATCCGCCGCCGGCGCAGCGCCACGCTCTGCAGCAGGCCTACGGCAGCCAGTGCGGTCATGTTGAAGCTGCCGCCGTACGAGATGAACGGCAGCGGGATGCCGGTGATCGGCATGATGCTCATGTTCATCCCGGCGTTAACCAGCAGGTGGCACATGAACATAGCCGCTACGCCCACCGCGATCAGCCGCCCGAACAGGTCGCGGGCGGCATTCGCCACCGACAGCGCCTGCCAGATCAGCAGGCCCTCGAACAGCACCAGGATGGTCGTGCCCACGAAGCCCAGCTCTTCGCCGGCCGCCGCAAAGATGAAGTCGGAATATTGCACCGGGATGTAGTTGCCCTGCGTGAGCGGGCCATGCGTCCAACCCTGGCCGGTCACCCCGCCCGAGCCAATCGCATTGAGCGACTGGATGATATTCCAGGCGCCGTTCTCGAGCTTGGGGTCGTACCTGAGCGGGTCGAGGAAGACGAGAATACGCAGCTTCTGGTAGTTGTCTAGCACGCGCGTCCAGCCATAGTAGGCCACCGGCAGCGCCACAAGTGTCAGCAGCACGATCTGCCACCAGCGCATCCCGGCGGCCCAGGCAACCATGATCCAGATCGTGGCGAACACCAGCGCGGTGCCAAAGTCGGGCTGAATGAAGACCATAGCCATGGGCACGCCGGCCAGCAGCAGGCCGCCGAGCTGGATCTTCCAGGCGCCGCCGTCCTTGGCGAAGCGCTCCCAGTAGGCCGCCAGCGTGATGATGATCGCCAGCTTGGCCGGCTCGGAGGGCTGAAACGTGCGCAGCCGCAGGTCGAGCCAGCTCTGCGCGCCGCCGCGCACATGGCCCAGCACCATCACCACGCCGAGGATGGCCAGCGTGCCGAGGTATAGCGGGCGCGACCAGGCCTGGAGCGCGTGGTAGTCGAGCGCGGTCAGCAGCACCATCGCCACCGCGCCGATGATCAGGTTCACCAGGTGG
The sequence above is drawn from the Candidatus Kouleothrix ribensis genome and encodes:
- the rodA gene encoding rod shape-determining protein RodA; protein product: MTRTWRDYNFFLLGCVIVLTGFSLALIYSTTLTNPDTRGYFARHLVNLIIGAVAMVLLTALDYHALQAWSRPLYLGTLAILGVVMVLGHVRGGAQSWLDLRLRTFQPSEPAKLAIIITLAAYWERFAKDGGAWKIQLGGLLLAGVPMAMVFIQPDFGTALVFATIWIMVAWAAGMRWWQIVLLTLVALPVAYYGWTRVLDNYQKLRILVFLDPLRYDPKLENGAWNIIQSLNAIGSGGVTGQGWTHGPLTQGNYIPVQYSDFIFAAAGEELGFVGTTILVLFEGLLIWQALSVANAARDLFGRLIAVGVAAMFMCHLLVNAGMNMSIMPITGIPLPFISYGGSFNMTALAAVGLLQSVALRRRRIVF